The Streptomyces sp. ICC1 DNA window CGGGGCCCGCGTTCCACATCGCGTGAAGCTCCCCGCGCGGCTTGGTGATGTAGCCGCCGGGGCCCAGAACGGTTTCGCGGTCGCCGGACCGGAAACCGATCTCGCCCTCGGTGACGATCGAGTACTCGTCCTCCCGGGTGTGCAGGTGCGGCGGCACCAGTGCCCCGACCGGGAAGGGGTGCTCAACGACGGAGACCGCACCATCGGTGTCGGCACCCCACAGCTTGAAGGCGACCCCGATCGAGCCGAGGAAGACCTCGGTCCCCTCGCCGGGGCGGACGATGGTGAGCGGCGGGGCCAGCGGCTCTGTCATGGCGATCACTCCTCGACAGAATTTGGAGATACACTGGTGTTCCATTAAAAGGTTTCACCATGGATCCCGGGATGTCAAGAGTTGAGTGAACAGCAGCGTTCACCGAAACCACGTGGCTACGAGATGCGCAAACGCGCCGAGGACGTGGGCCGGACGCGGCAGCGCATCGTCGAGGCCGCGGTGCATCTCCACGGCACCTCGGGCCCGGCGTGGACGACCATCGCGGCGATCGCCGAGCGCTCCGGGGTCACCCGGCTGACCGTCTACCGGCATTTCCCGGATGAGACGGCGTTGTTCGAGGCCTGCTCGGGACACTGGCTGTCGCGGCAGAGGCTGCCCCGACCCGAGGAGTGGGGCGCGATCGAGAACCCCGTCGAGCGGCTGTCGGCCGGGCTTGCCGACCTCTACCGCTTCTATCGCGCGGGCGAGCGGATGCTGACACTGGTCATCCGCGACGCGCATGCCGTACCCGAGCCGATCCGCGAGGCCCGAGCAAAGATGACCCGGCAGTACATCGAAGTACTGTCCGATGCCTGGCCGGAGGCCGCCGACCCGGTCCGCCGTGCGGTGATCGGACATGCCGCGGCGTTCTCCTCGTGGCGTTCTCTGTGCCGGGAGCAAGGGCTCACGAACCGCGAGGCGGTCGAGGTCATGGTCACGCTGGTGGAAGCGGTCGGCACCAGGTCCTGAGATCCGAGGACGTTCTGATCCTCTGCGCCCGCGACGGGGCGGCTGTGGCCACGGCCCGGCGGTGGGGCGGCAGCCGCATCCGGTTCGCGTCCCCGCCGAGCAATGGCCGCCGCATGGCCCGGCCGCCGGCCAACCCGGCCATCGGGTCGAGGTCGTGCCGGGTTTCCTTGGCGAAACCAAGTCCTCGCACCGCGCCGGCGCCGCAGGGTCCCGACGTCGCTGGCGAACGCAGTCGACGTCGCCCGAGCGCGGCCGCTCCTCCGACCTACCGAACGATCCAGGACGCTCGGCCCCGTCATCCTGCCGCTCGCTCGGGCACCTGCGAGGAATCCAGGTGCTCCCGCCCCAGGGAGTCAGGGAAGGAACGTCACCGCCGGGAAGGCCGGGGACGGCCCATCGAGCAGGTGCCCCGGACAGTGGCGCAGGTGCTCGTCGAAGAACGCGAGCGGGTAGGCCTGCTGGATCTTCACCGCCTGGTCGGGATCGAGGGTGCCGATCACGTCCTGGAGCTGCTGCCCGGTCCATCCGTACAACTTCGCCACTTGCGGGAACAGCGCCTCGTTGTCGCCGTAGGAGATGTGAACGGCGCCCTCGGCCTGAATGTCCAGCCGCCAGCCCCGCAGGTGCGACCAGAATGCGGCGGCCTCGGGATCCGTGGCCCGGCTGAACTCGGCGGACATCATCATGAACGGCCGTTCCAGTTCGCCGGCCAGCGGCGGGTTCATCTGCATCGGGCCGTCGAGGCTCAGCCCGGCCCGGATGCGCTCGTCCGCGAGCGTGGCGCACGCGGTGGCCGTCCCCCCCTTCGACCAGCCGAACGCGCCCATGCAGCGCGGGTCGAGTGCGCCGAGCAGCCCGGCCGGCAGCTTCCTGTGGTCGACGTCCGGATTCCGTCCCGCGGCGATCTGCTCTACGCAGTCGAGGACGAAGCGCAGGTCGGCGGCGAAGTCCCCGGGCAGCGTCGGCGCCTGCCTGTCCTGGAGCGGGACGGCGACCCGGCCGTCGGGGAACTCGGTGTACGTGTCGTACTGATGCGCGATCGTCACGGCCGCATATCCGTGACTGGCGAGCTCCTGGACCATGACGGTGTGGTCGCCCTGGTGGCTGTGCGCGCCGTGCGAGAAGACGACGACGGGCAGCCGCCGGCCTGACCTGCGCACCGGAGCGCCCACGCGGCCGGCGGTGAGCGGCCCCAGGGAGGCCAGATCACTGAACCCGGCGTCGTCGAGGAACGCCTGAAATGCCCCGGCCGGCATCCAGGGCGCCACCGGGTACCGCTGGACGTCCCGGGCGGGGTACCAGACGGTGGCCATCAACTCACGGAAGTGTCCGGGCCCCGCGATGGCGTCGGGGCGCGATCGGTCGACGAGGTGCAGCTGGACCGTGCCCACGGGGTGCGGCCCCGTCGGCGCGGGAAGTGTGAGCCGCTTCGGAGCGTCGGCGGCCACAGCCTGGCCGGCCCACGCGGGGCTGGTGGCGGCCAGCGGTACGGCGGCGCCGACAGCGAGCGCGGCTCCCAGCACGCGTCGGCGCGACATGCCCTCGCGGCTGATGAACGGTGTGGTGGTCATGGTCCCTCCCATGGTGACGCATCGTCAACTGTGCCGCTGCGGATGGTCCGTGGGCACAGGGGAACGCTGTCACGTGCCTTCCTGCGTGGCATCGGCTCACCGATGGACAACGCGCGAGGGCATAGGCCCACGGGTTTACGCCCCGGTGCTGATGCGGTCGGCGGTGTCGTCCGGTAGCCAGGCACTCCGGTCACCGGCCGAGGTCCTGGCCCGCTGGGCGCAGTCGCGGCGGTCGCAGACCTCACCGGGCTAGGCCCACCGGCGCTGAATCGCTGGAGCGACCCGCCGGACAAGGAGCTAGTGCTGTGACCGGAAAGGTCCACCGGGGCGCGGCGCCCGGCACGGCACCTCGCCGCGTTGTCGGACCACACCGGTACGTCCAGTACGAGCCGCGGCCCTCCGCCCGGGGGCCCCTCCCGGCGGTAGCTGGGGGAGAGGCACCGCACCGGACACCGCGACCCGGCAAACCTTCCCGGCCACAGCACCAGGTGGAACAGGTTGGGCCCGTCGAAAAACACTTCGACATCGATCGCGTGATCGGGGACGCTTCGCGCGATGACCAGAATCGACGACACACCGCCCGCGTGGGACGAGCGCACCCAGCTCACCACGTTTCTCGACTACACACGTGATACCGCCCGCGCCAAGTGCGACGGCGTCTCCGCGGAGAACGCCCGCAAGGCGCTCCTGCCGGGCTCACCGCTGATGACCATGAGCGGATTGATCAACCACCTCCGCTGGGTCGAGTACTACTGGTTCCAGGTGGTCTTCCTCGGCGAGGAAGACCGGGGCCCCTGGACCGATGAGGACCCCGACCGCGAGATGCGTATCGCCGTCGACTTCCCGCTCACGCAGTTGCTCGACGAATACGCCGAACAGAGCGCCCGCTACCGCGAACTGGTCGCCGGGAACAGCCTGGACACCCAGGCCAAGGGAGCCGTCCGTGACGGTCTCCATGTCGACCTGCGCTGGATCCTCCTTCACCTCACCGAGGAGACGGCCCGCCACAACGGCCACCTGGACATCCTGCGCGAGATGCTCGACGGCCAGACCGGCGACTAGATCCGGCGGAGATCACGGGCGGAGCCAGCGTCGGATCGAGGCGACGGTGGCGGTGCCGTGGAAGATGTAGCCGCGGTTGCGAGAGGTCGAGTCGACGCTCACCATCGACCAGCCGATCCGGCCTTCCGCGTCGGCGTCGGCGTCGGCACGTCTGCTCCAGGTCCTCGATGGCGATGGGGAAACGCACGCTCAGCAGGCGTGGAGCACCCCCGAAGCACTCGACGAACGCCCCCGCACCGCAGCGCGGATCACCACCACCGGGGCGGTCCTCCGCCTGGCTTTCCACCCACACCGCCGGTCGGCCGACCCTCGGAGTAGGGGCGGACCCCGCAGACCGCTGAACGGGCGTCAGCGGGAGCCGCCCCCTTCAGGGGTCCGGGGTCGGCTAGCCGATCGCGGGGTGCGCCGAGATCCCGACGTACTCGGGAGCGAGGCCGACAAAGCCGTTGACCTCGGTGGGGGGGCGAGGCCGGGAGTGGCCTTGTCCTTGCCGGTGAGGGCGTCGAGCGCGAACACCCGCTTCTGGTACTGCTTGTCGACCACCGTGCACACGATCATCGAGCGCCGGTCGTGCCAGCAGGAAAGATCTGTCGGTTCGCCCAGTGCCTTCTCGTCCAAGCCGGCCGGCGGTCGGCCGGCGGACAGGTCCAGCAGCGCCACGCTGTCCGGGGCGCGCGTCGGGAACCCGCCCACCGTCGCCGTGAACAGACCCGCGCCGACCGGGTCCAGCTTCGCCGCATTCCCCCGGTACGGCCACGCCTCCTTGCCATCGACGATCGCCAGCCCGTTCACCCTGGCGCTCTCGCCGCGTCCGACGACGATGCCGCGGTCGACGAGTTCACCGCAGAAGCCCTTGGCCGCGCCATCGAGGCGCATGACCGCGGTCGTACCGTCGGAACCAAGCAGTACAGGATCCCCACTGTCCCGGCCGTCGGGCCTGTCGACCGTCGCGGTCCACAGCCGAGTACCGGAATCGGCGGCCACCGCCGTGAACTCGATGGCGGCCCGGCTGGGCGTGGTGCCCGACCATGGCTGGTCGTTGACCGGCTGATCACACCAGGGCCTGGAGGGCGGCACGCGCAGTCCGTCGTGTGGCCCTCCCTCTGTGCCACGCCCCGGAAGCAAAGGGCTTGTGGCGCTCCCCGAACGCGTTCCCTCCCCCCGATTCATGCTGAACAGCGCCTCAGTCTCAACGGTCTGGGCGGCCGGGGCCGAGAGTCCCCGGGTCAGTTGGCTTTGCCGATGGTGCTGCGGGCCGCGAGGCGGAAGTCTTTGACTGTTTGGTAGAGGGTTCGCTCTCGTTCGGCGGCAAGGGCGGTGTCTTCGGCCTTGTGGGTGGCGTTTCCCGCGCGGGCGTTCTCGGCCATCCGTCACATGACGTGTGACAGATCGCTGGAGGCCTTGGCAACGCGTTCCGCGACTTCCGCGAGGGATGTCGGCCCTTCGAGGATGACGACTTCGCCGGCGCGGTGGACCTCACGGGCCAGTCTGATGAAGCGGCCTATCTTCTCGTCAATGTCGGGGAGGTCGGGTTGGTCCGAACGCAGCGCGTCTAGGACGGCGTCCATGGCGATGTCGCGGTCATGGAGTGCGCTGAGGTAGCCGGCGTATGCGTCGCGGCGATGCTGGCGTCTCCATTGGGCGTGCTGGGACCGTGCCTGAGCACGACCGTTGACGATTGCGGCCCCGAGGGTGGTGGCCGAACCGACGGCGGCGCCCAGCAGTGCGGCGAGTCCTGAGTCCATGGGCCCCAGTCTGCCGTTCTTGTTGTTCATCCAGTTCTTCGGGGCTTCGTGCCCTTCTCATGGTGGGCGGGACAGCTGTATCCCTCACCGGTGGCGAGTACCCGTCCCACGCGTGACGGGTGGCCGAGGGGTGGCCTATCGAACCGAGCGCTCGTCCGGGCCCTGGTCGGGGAGGTTTTGGAGCACATGCTGACGAAGAGGCTTGAGAGCACAGACTTCTGACGCCTCGTCAAACCCGGGCCGGGTGAGTCTGTTCAAGTCGGCCGGCTTCTCCCGGGGCCCACGGAGGTCGGTGACCAGTGGGCGAGCGAGCGCCGAGCCGGCCGTCCGCCGCCTTGGGCAGCGGCACCCACCAGTGCGTCGGCCAGCTCGAACAAGAGGCCACCCCGTGTGGTCAGGCACGCGTACGACTCCGACCGGAAGCGTGACGCTTCCGCGAACGCGGCCCGAAGGACATCCCGGTCCACGAAACTCATGGCTACGGCCTTTGTGTTGGTCCCGTGCCTCTGTGACGGAGCACAGGACCAGGCGAAGGCCGCCTTCACGTCCGTTGAACTGCGAAAACACTGGTCAAGCACGAGCCGCGTTCGACACCGGACGTTAAACGGCAAGCTGGCAGCCGCCGCATGCGCACGCGGGAAGCCGACGGGGCGTTGCGGGGCACGCCCTCGCTGTCAGGCCCGGGTGGCGGTGTGGATGGTCGTGCTGCCCGAGGCATTGAAGTGGCGGATGGTGAGGGTGTTCTTCGCGTAACCGACCGTAAGCCGCTCGCCGTCGCCGGTGCCGTCCTTCTCGGGAGGCTGCCAAGGCAGGGTCAGGTCGAAGCCGTCGCCCACTTTGCCGGGTACGTCGTGGGCGGAGGCGGCACCCTTGGCGCCTCGCTTGGGGCCCTCGTTGACCTGCGTCATCAGAAGGCCGCGGCGGAAGACGAAGCCTCCCTTCCAGGTGCCGGCCCCACCCTCCCATTCGATGGTCCACTTCCCGTTCGCCTCCTGCTGGCCCTGCACTGTCGCCCTGCCCCGAAGTGTCTGGCCGCCGGGCGTGGTGGTCCGGATGCTCCAGGTGCCGGTGAGGAAGGCCTCCACAGAACGCTCGATCACACCTTGCCCGCCGGGGGTCTTCGCAGGTGCGGACGAGGTGGGGGGAGCGGAGCCTGAGCCGGCTGTCGAGGGCGTGTCGGTCGAGGGCGGTGCGGCGGAAGCCCGTGCCGACGGCTTGTCCTTGCCCGTACACGCCGCCAGGAACGCCGCGCCGGCCCCGATCGCCAGGTAGCGCAGTGCGGTACGCCGGCCGACGATCCTCGCGG harbors:
- a CDS encoding DinB family protein, yielding MTRIDDTPPAWDERTQLTTFLDYTRDTARAKCDGVSAENARKALLPGSPLMTMSGLINHLRWVEYYWFQVVFLGEEDRGPWTDEDPDREMRIAVDFPLTQLLDEYAEQSARYRELVAGNSLDTQAKGAVRDGLHVDLRWILLHLTEETARHNGHLDILREMLDGQTGD
- a CDS encoding proline dehydrogenase, which gives rise to MNNKNGRLGPMDSGLAALLGAAVGSATTLGAAIVNGRAQARSQHAQWRRQHRRDAYAGYLSALHDRDIAMDAVLDALRSDQPDLPDIDEKIGRFIRLAREVHRAGEVVILEGPTSLAEVAERVAKASSDLSHVM
- a CDS encoding acetylhydrolase, whose protein sequence is MTTTPFISREGMSRRRVLGAALAVGAAVPLAATSPAWAGQAVAADAPKRLTLPAPTGPHPVGTVQLHLVDRSRPDAIAGPGHFRELMATVWYPARDVQRYPVAPWMPAGAFQAFLDDAGFSDLASLGPLTAGRVGAPVRRSGRRLPVVVFSHGAHSHQGDHTVMVQELASHGYAAVTIAHQYDTYTEFPDGRVAVPLQDRQAPTLPGDFAADLRFVLDCVEQIAAGRNPDVDHRKLPAGLLGALDPRCMGAFGWSKGGTATACATLADERIRAGLSLDGPMQMNPPLAGELERPFMMMSAEFSRATDPEAAAFWSHLRGWRLDIQAEGAVHISYGDNEALFPQVAKLYGWTGQQLQDVIGTLDPDQAVKIQQAYPLAFFDEHLRHCPGHLLDGPSPAFPAVTFLP
- a CDS encoding TetR/AcrR family transcriptional regulator, with translation MSEQQRSPKPRGYEMRKRAEDVGRTRQRIVEAAVHLHGTSGPAWTTIAAIAERSGVTRLTVYRHFPDETALFEACSGHWLSRQRLPRPEEWGAIENPVERLSAGLADLYRFYRAGERMLTLVIRDAHAVPEPIREARAKMTRQYIEVLSDAWPEAADPVRRAVIGHAAAFSSWRSLCREQGLTNREAVEVMVTLVEAVGTRS
- a CDS encoding cupin domain-containing protein, whose product is MTEPLAPPLTIVRPGEGTEVFLGSIGVAFKLWGADTDGAVSVVEHPFPVGALVPPHLHTREDEYSIVTEGEIGFRSGDRETVLGPGGYITKPRGELHAMWNAGPVPARMIEIISPAGFEHFFRELAEMLADGPPPTEDAVPVLAAKYGLEFGRPAWLPEVISRFDLTPPAV